From a single Pseudobutyrivibrio xylanivorans genomic region:
- a CDS encoding transglutaminase domain-containing protein: MRKNDSVIGFKQNKRHSNRLPFLIGALAIVLACAGVGAYFYYDYSHRVYSTCVVELGDEISASDYLKDVSKTAIFTPETVVTTEHAGIYRVGIYSEPFTYDCTLEVDDTTAPELTVKNLTRTKEEIPGAKEFVESVSDASGDVTVYFGEGISFDSYGEIPVEIVAEDSSGNRTSATATLNLVEEYDITPPVIEGQLDKVVYVGQSASFKAGIEVKDNVDTDIEVQVDSSHVDIDTPGEYPIIYTATDSMGNMDLAEGLIKVVEQTYSEEEVYALADEVLAKIITPDMSDYDKAHAIYVWIQGNIGYSESTDRDDWLRGAYDGLTKRHGDCYNYFSVGKALLTRAGVKNADIEIIPTATRHHYWSVVDCGEGWRHFDCTPRTDKSFKGFYVTDEDLMAYSSQHYRSHNYDREKYRYFE, from the coding sequence ATGAGAAAAAATGATAGTGTAATAGGGTTCAAACAGAATAAAAGACATTCAAATAGGCTTCCATTTTTAATTGGTGCATTGGCTATAGTTTTAGCATGCGCCGGCGTGGGAGCCTATTTTTATTATGATTATTCACATCGAGTATATTCCACTTGTGTGGTTGAGCTTGGCGATGAGATATCAGCCTCTGATTATCTGAAGGATGTGTCCAAGACAGCTATTTTCACACCAGAGACAGTGGTAACAACCGAGCATGCTGGTATATACAGGGTGGGCATCTACTCCGAGCCTTTCACCTATGATTGTACTCTTGAGGTGGACGATACTACTGCACCTGAGCTTACAGTGAAGAATTTGACACGCACAAAGGAAGAGATACCAGGGGCAAAAGAGTTTGTTGAATCAGTAAGTGATGCCTCAGGGGATGTTACTGTATATTTCGGTGAGGGCATCAGCTTTGATAGTTATGGAGAGATTCCTGTGGAAATTGTTGCTGAGGATTCATCAGGAAACAGAACCAGTGCAACAGCTACTTTAAATCTTGTTGAGGAATATGATATTACACCTCCTGTTATCGAGGGACAGCTCGATAAAGTGGTTTATGTTGGTCAGAGTGCCAGTTTCAAAGCTGGAATCGAGGTCAAGGATAATGTGGACACTGATATAGAGGTTCAGGTGGATTCAAGCCATGTGGATATCGATACTCCCGGTGAATATCCGATTATTTATACTGCCACAGATTCCATGGGAAATATGGATTTGGCAGAGGGACTGATAAAGGTAGTGGAGCAGACCTACAGCGAGGAAGAGGTCTATGCTTTGGCTGACGAGGTGTTAGCTAAAATCATTACTCCTGACATGTCTGACTATGATAAAGCTCATGCAATATATGTGTGGATTCAGGGAAATATTGGTTACTCGGAAAGTACAGACAGAGATGACTGGCTTCGTGGAGCCTATGATGGTCTCACAAAGCGTCATGGCGATTGCTACAATTATTTTTCAGTGGGCAAGGCACTTTTAACACGGGCAGGCGTGAAGAATGCAGATATCGAAATCATCCCTACAGCTACCCGCCATCATTACTGGAGTGTAGTTGACTGTGGAGAGGGCTGGAGACATTTTGATTGCACCCCTCGAACCGACAAGAGCTTCAAGGGCTTCTATGTTACGGATGAGGATTTGATGGCTTATTCGAGCCAGCATTATCGCTCACACAATTATGACAGAGAGAAATATAGGTATTTCGAATGA
- a CDS encoding helicase HerA-like domain-containing protein yields the protein MLRDGKIWIANTESGQPVYMLPKMANRHGLIAGATGTGKTVTLKVLAESFSEMGVPVFLADVKGDIAGMLENGVDSENMQERIKRFGLAEHGFEYTKYPTTLWDVFGQNGIQVRTSISDMGPLLLGRILGLNDLQNDLLTIAFKIADDNGWYLYDTKDLKAMLNELAENNKDYAAEYGNISKQSIGAIQRAVVALEIAGGDKFFGMPELKITDWLTTDPNGRGMIHILDSQSLINNGTLYSTFLLWMLSELFETMPEVGDLEKPKMVFFFDEAHLLFKDTPKALLDKIEQVVKLIRSKGVGVYFVTQNPRDIPDGVLAQLGNKIQHALHAYTPSDQKAVKAAADSFRENPAFKTADVIEALGTGEAVASFLQEDGTPSIVEKVFILPPKSKMGGIDASVRDNAIKSSNLYSTYAVAVDPESAYEMLNKKNQDEAEAEAQAKADAAAAKQQAKEEAAAAKAAAREAEKEANRRKRAAKSVGTTVAGTVGREVGKKVGKQLGGKFGQTLGGNTGAQLFRGILNTLLK from the coding sequence ATGCTTAGAGATGGTAAGATTTGGATTGCGAACACTGAAAGTGGTCAGCCTGTGTACATGCTTCCTAAAATGGCAAATCGCCACGGACTTATAGCTGGTGCTACTGGAACTGGTAAGACTGTTACACTGAAGGTTTTGGCAGAATCATTTTCGGAGATGGGGGTGCCGGTTTTCCTAGCTGATGTAAAGGGTGACATTGCTGGTATGTTGGAAAACGGCGTTGACAGCGAAAATATGCAGGAGCGCATCAAACGTTTTGGTCTGGCTGAGCATGGCTTTGAATACACCAAATACCCAACCACCCTTTGGGATGTGTTTGGGCAGAATGGTATTCAGGTGCGCACCTCCATTTCAGATATGGGACCATTGTTGTTGGGAAGAATCTTAGGCCTGAATGATTTGCAGAATGATCTTTTGACAATTGCTTTCAAGATTGCCGATGATAATGGTTGGTACCTATACGATACCAAAGATTTGAAGGCAATGCTTAATGAGTTGGCAGAGAATAATAAGGACTACGCGGCTGAATACGGAAATATCAGTAAGCAGAGTATAGGCGCAATTCAGCGTGCAGTGGTTGCTCTTGAGATTGCAGGCGGTGACAAATTCTTTGGTATGCCAGAGCTTAAAATTACCGATTGGCTCACAACAGACCCTAACGGCAGAGGAATGATTCATATTCTCGATAGTCAGAGTCTTATTAACAATGGAACTCTTTATTCAACCTTCCTTCTTTGGATGCTTTCAGAATTATTCGAAACAATGCCAGAGGTAGGAGATTTGGAGAAGCCAAAGATGGTATTTTTCTTTGATGAGGCGCATCTTCTTTTTAAGGATACACCGAAGGCTCTTTTGGATAAGATTGAGCAGGTGGTTAAGCTGATTCGTTCTAAGGGAGTGGGAGTTTATTTTGTAACGCAGAATCCTCGTGATATTCCTGATGGTGTTTTGGCTCAGCTGGGAAACAAGATTCAGCACGCACTTCATGCATACACACCATCTGACCAGAAGGCTGTGAAGGCTGCAGCAGATTCCTTCCGTGAGAATCCTGCTTTTAAGACAGCAGATGTAATCGAGGCTCTTGGAACAGGTGAGGCTGTTGCATCTTTCCTTCAGGAGGATGGTACGCCAAGCATTGTGGAGAAAGTATTTATTCTTCCACCAAAATCAAAGATGGGTGGAATAGATGCAAGTGTTCGTGACAACGCAATTAAATCAAGCAATCTTTATTCGACATATGCAGTTGCGGTAGACCCTGAGTCTGCCTATGAGATGCTTAATAAAAAGAATCAGGATGAGGCAGAGGCTGAGGCTCAGGCAAAGGCAGATGCAGCAGCTGCCAAGCAGCAGGCTAAGGAAGAAGCAGCGGCAGCAAAGGCGGCAGCTCGCGAAGCAGAGAAGGAGGCTAACCGCAGAAAGCGTGCAGCAAAATCTGTGGGAACCACTGTGGCAGGAACTGTTGGCCGCGAGGTAGGAAAGAAGGTAGGTAAGCAGCTTGGTGGCAAGTTTGGCCAAACTCTCGGTGGCAACACAGGAGCGCAACTCTTCCGAGGTATCCTTAATACGTTGTTGAAGTAA
- a CDS encoding MgtC/SapB family protein: MSSSFIDYLQGMSDMAVVMRLLIATVCGSLIGWERVVRRHSAGIRTFSLVSLGSAVATVLNLYLANLQGFNADVSRIPAGVVSGIGFLGAGTIIVTGRNQIKGLTTAASLWVASCMGMAFGAGYLTVGFACFILVMLANLVLMRATQQIEEYSRYVSIYIEVEENNGIKKLRKKFSEMGYQISSMNKTKDKTLSGTDTAVMVELDFGSAHSHQKLMDELNNLDFVSYVEEV; this comes from the coding sequence TTGAGTAGTTCTTTCATAGATTACTTGCAGGGCATGAGTGACATGGCTGTTGTCATGAGACTTTTGATTGCCACTGTTTGCGGAAGTCTGATAGGCTGGGAACGAGTGGTGCGCAGACATAGTGCTGGAATTCGAACCTTTTCTTTGGTGAGCCTTGGCTCTGCGGTTGCTACAGTATTGAATTTATATCTTGCAAATCTTCAGGGGTTCAACGCAGATGTTAGCCGAATTCCTGCGGGAGTTGTCAGTGGAATTGGTTTTCTGGGAGCAGGCACGATTATCGTCACAGGACGAAATCAGATAAAAGGGCTTACCACCGCTGCGTCACTTTGGGTTGCATCCTGTATGGGGATGGCCTTTGGCGCAGGCTATCTGACTGTTGGATTTGCATGTTTCATTCTAGTGATGTTGGCAAATCTTGTGCTGATGCGAGCAACTCAGCAGATAGAAGAGTATAGCAGGTATGTCAGCATCTATATCGAGGTTGAGGAAAACAACGGAATTAAAAAGCTTCGGAAGAAGTTCTCTGAGATGGGATATCAGATAAGTAGCATGAACAAGACCAAGGACAAGACCCTGTCTGGCACGGACACAGCGGTTATGGTGGAGCTGGATTTCGGAAGTGCACATTCCCATCAGAAGCTGATGGATGAATTGAATAATTTGGATTTTGTAAGTTATGTAGAGGAGGTATAA
- a CDS encoding GGDEF and EAL domain-containing protein gives MGKAQYIQTIVGDVPTGLPGGFFIYEADGDEKILFADSNVISLFGCENFEEFMEFVGGTFKGMVYPEDLYKIENQIQAQTVFGDKRHDYVRYRIVNKQGETKYIEDFGHLLHWNNGKSFFYVFIVDVDQNEYLNVTRNSYAEAEVLSSNRETDELTGLFNMSFFYHKVQILLNTTDMWREDSAFIHFDIPNFKLYNERHGFKMGDELLCDMARIIKDVFYTGTVARFSDDHFVIFSNGSKDEVIKNVEEVYKRMLLQDDVNKKVRVKAGIYFLDDQRAEVGLACDHARLACNSIKNRHDLNYCIYDDMLRDKMRRQQYVVDHIDEAIAKDYIKVYYQPIIRVATGEVCGMEALVRWVDPSVGMLSPLDFIETLEHFHLIHLVDEFMVKRVCQDFRNLMDNGLPTVPVSVNISRLDFDVCDVLKLLSDFCEIYEVPIDMIEVEITESAFNDNTGMIKNEVSKIRNAGYEIWIDDFGSGFSSLNTISDYEFDVLKLDLVFLRSYDSNPKTRTLMSHIIKGANDMGIKPLCEGVETEEHYQFLKEIGCERCQGYYFGKPMPLEEMLEYIAKRGLSYEGYTFE, from the coding sequence ATGGGAAAAGCGCAATACATTCAAACTATCGTAGGTGACGTACCTACTGGGCTACCAGGCGGATTCTTTATCTATGAAGCAGATGGTGACGAGAAGATTCTGTTTGCAGATTCAAACGTCATCAGTCTCTTTGGGTGCGAAAATTTTGAGGAATTTATGGAATTCGTGGGTGGAACCTTCAAAGGAATGGTTTATCCAGAGGATTTATATAAGATCGAAAATCAGATCCAGGCTCAGACTGTTTTTGGCGATAAACGTCATGACTATGTCCGTTATCGAATAGTAAATAAGCAGGGTGAGACAAAATATATTGAAGACTTTGGGCATCTTCTTCATTGGAATAATGGAAAGAGCTTCTTCTATGTTTTCATTGTAGATGTTGATCAGAATGAATATTTGAATGTAACTCGTAATTCCTATGCAGAGGCAGAGGTTCTTTCATCGAACCGTGAGACAGATGAATTGACGGGCTTGTTTAACATGTCCTTCTTCTATCACAAGGTTCAGATTCTTTTAAACACAACTGACATGTGGAGAGAGGACAGTGCATTTATTCATTTTGATATCCCAAATTTCAAGCTGTACAATGAGCGCCATGGTTTTAAGATGGGCGATGAATTGCTCTGTGATATGGCCCGTATTATAAAGGATGTTTTCTACACAGGTACAGTTGCAAGATTCTCCGATGACCATTTTGTAATATTTTCAAATGGAAGCAAAGATGAAGTAATCAAAAATGTCGAGGAAGTATACAAGCGTATGCTTCTTCAGGATGATGTTAATAAAAAGGTTAGAGTGAAGGCTGGTATCTACTTTCTGGACGACCAGCGAGCAGAGGTTGGACTGGCCTGCGATCATGCCCGTCTGGCGTGTAACAGTATTAAGAACAGGCATGACCTAAATTATTGTATTTACGATGATATGCTTCGCGACAAGATGAGGCGTCAGCAGTATGTTGTTGACCATATTGATGAAGCTATCGCGAAGGATTATATAAAGGTTTACTATCAGCCTATTATTCGTGTGGCAACTGGAGAGGTTTGTGGTATGGAGGCACTGGTTCGATGGGTTGATCCATCTGTTGGAATGCTTTCACCCCTTGATTTCATCGAGACCTTGGAACACTTCCATTTGATACATTTGGTTGATGAATTTATGGTAAAGAGAGTGTGCCAGGACTTCAGAAATCTTATGGACAATGGACTTCCTACAGTTCCAGTTTCCGTTAATATTTCACGACTTGACTTCGATGTTTGCGATGTACTGAAGCTTCTTTCAGATTTCTGTGAGATTTATGAAGTGCCAATCGATATGATTGAGGTTGAGATTACTGAGAGTGCCTTCAATGATAATACCGGTATGATAAAGAATGAGGTTTCAAAGATTAGAAATGCTGGCTATGAAATCTGGATTGATGATTTTGGTAGCGGATTTTCTTCTTTGAATACCATTTCTGATTACGAGTTTGATGTGCTTAAGCTGGATTTAGTTTTCCTTAGAAGCTATGATTCAAATCCTAAGACCAGGACATTGATGAGCCATATTATAAAGGGCGCCAATGACATGGGAATAAAGCCTCTCTGTGAGGGTGTTGAGACTGAGGAACACTATCAGTTCCTTAAGGAAATTGGATGTGAGAGATGTCAGGGCTACTATTTTGGAAAACCTATGCCATTGGAAGAAATGCTAGAATATATTGCTAAAAGGGGATTGAGTTATGAGGGATATACTTTTGAGTAG
- a CDS encoding adenosine deaminase encodes MTYFTCFFLDNEKDIIVNLYKDLDRMFYVLKTPNHGTGNLIRNLSRICNLPLTKDDNDMLVIKGEVPCFIDGSNRESYIFRLRDTKVASIYPDGTVEVKATIPAIAKTLMSQTKDFVLPVEKTIFKTYIRRELKFRADLHTHMNGNLSGDVLIALGISHQIRYPLYYVKKLDLKLTDAQWSRLNEQREKVARQFVSSGLQGKYLDRRINDNTFINFADLILNNLDNAEDNIVKIRGSLAVIKDGQAVFTNLEKVYLYRYVFCKAVEHEEPINLSNKVEMIPDIDVKNALMQMLRDKENPVYCSNTIFQDKLLWIARSYKKQGIYYAEISDTTLVKKYESLEMLRQVHEVMPSIYKETGVMIRFLAAMRRIPLTIIKDAVTPENYLEQNLEVLKATALDPYVAGCDFVGEEINDIITLKPAFKEIVKIAKVDPSFVIRVHAGENDSQKDNIAHSIECVRDSLEPGQPMPKMRLGHGLYTYSLASKKGKEALKQLKDNNVTLEFQITSNVRLNNLNTLEKHPLKAYLKQGIACVQGTDGAALYGTDAIDEQLSLEKMLGLSDAELQLMKDAETKIIEESQKAYSEKKAAFAKLLGDRSIEEVLLEKMQTVKISRGKTKGEVKLDANTELKDQITEISWDRLPVVLIGGSFNTESRSTKLSANATKQIDELLEHLNPEEVSFVIGHTLSGYEKYLLDHNDKGFRVYSFVPAVITKREADKIKASGVKVRVSTEAQAMGIYKSFNYEIFERRPSMVVAFDGNSAAINLIQEAKNGKGKADIFVWANSKNLMQKAKSLQGYVHSFDSETRLVDVMDY; translated from the coding sequence ATGACCTATTTTACCTGTTTCTTTCTGGACAATGAAAAGGATATTATTGTAAACCTGTACAAGGATTTGGACAGGATGTTTTATGTGCTAAAAACGCCTAATCATGGTACGGGCAATCTGATTAGAAATTTGTCACGAATCTGCAATTTGCCTCTCACTAAGGATGATAATGATATGCTTGTTATCAAAGGAGAGGTGCCATGTTTTATTGATGGTAGCAATCGAGAAAGCTATATTTTTAGGCTTCGTGACACTAAGGTTGCGAGTATTTACCCTGACGGAACAGTAGAGGTAAAGGCTACAATTCCTGCCATCGCAAAGACTCTTATGAGTCAGACCAAGGATTTTGTACTCCCTGTTGAGAAGACAATCTTCAAAACGTATATACGTAGAGAGTTGAAATTTAGAGCGGATTTGCACACTCACATGAATGGTAATCTTTCAGGAGATGTGCTTATTGCACTTGGCATTTCTCATCAAATCAGATATCCATTATATTATGTTAAAAAGCTTGATTTAAAGCTTACTGATGCCCAGTGGAGCCGTCTTAACGAGCAGCGCGAGAAGGTTGCAAGACAGTTTGTTTCTTCAGGGCTACAGGGAAAGTATCTTGATAGAAGAATTAATGATAATACCTTTATCAATTTTGCTGATTTGATTCTTAACAATCTGGATAACGCCGAAGATAATATCGTAAAGATTCGTGGTTCGCTGGCAGTAATAAAGGATGGACAGGCCGTATTTACGAATTTGGAAAAGGTCTACCTCTACCGCTATGTATTTTGTAAAGCAGTAGAGCATGAGGAGCCAATAAACCTTTCAAACAAGGTTGAAATGATTCCTGACATAGATGTGAAAAATGCTTTGATGCAAATGCTTAGAGATAAGGAAAATCCTGTTTATTGTAGCAACACTATCTTCCAGGATAAGCTTCTTTGGATTGCAAGAAGTTACAAGAAGCAGGGAATCTACTATGCTGAAATCAGCGATACCACTTTGGTAAAGAAATACGAGTCTCTTGAAATGCTACGTCAGGTTCATGAGGTAATGCCAAGCATTTATAAGGAGACTGGCGTGATGATTCGTTTTCTTGCTGCAATGCGTCGTATTCCTCTTACCATTATCAAGGATGCTGTTACACCGGAAAACTATTTGGAGCAGAACCTTGAGGTGCTGAAGGCAACAGCACTTGACCCTTATGTGGCAGGCTGTGACTTTGTTGGAGAGGAGATTAACGATATCATCACTCTTAAGCCAGCCTTCAAGGAAATTGTTAAAATTGCAAAGGTAGACCCAAGCTTTGTGATTCGAGTTCATGCGGGTGAGAATGATAGTCAGAAGGATAACATAGCTCATTCTATTGAGTGCGTTCGTGATTCCTTGGAACCAGGACAGCCAATGCCAAAGATGAGACTTGGCCACGGCTTGTATACCTACAGCCTTGCCAGCAAAAAGGGAAAAGAAGCACTGAAGCAGCTTAAGGATAATAACGTCACACTTGAATTTCAGATTACAAGTAATGTACGACTGAACAATCTGAACACTTTGGAAAAACATCCGCTGAAGGCGTACCTGAAGCAGGGCATTGCCTGTGTTCAGGGTACTGATGGTGCTGCCCTCTATGGAACAGATGCAATTGACGAGCAGCTTTCATTGGAAAAAATGCTTGGACTTTCTGATGCTGAGCTTCAACTTATGAAGGATGCGGAAACTAAGATTATCGAGGAGAGCCAGAAGGCTTATTCTGAGAAGAAGGCAGCATTTGCGAAGCTACTTGGTGACAGAAGCATAGAGGAGGTTCTCCTTGAGAAGATGCAGACAGTGAAGATTTCCAGGGGAAAGACCAAGGGTGAGGTAAAGCTGGATGCCAATACAGAGTTAAAGGACCAGATTACGGAAATCAGTTGGGACAGATTACCTGTGGTTCTCATAGGAGGAAGTTTCAATACTGAAAGCAGATCAACTAAATTAAGCGCAAATGCTACAAAACAGATTGATGAGCTGCTTGAACATCTTAATCCAGAGGAGGTTTCCTTTGTAATAGGACATACGCTTTCAGGATATGAGAAATATTTGTTAGACCATAATGATAAGGGGTTTAGGGTATACTCATTTGTACCTGCTGTCATTACAAAGCGTGAGGCTGATAAGATAAAAGCTTCTGGCGTAAAAGTGAGAGTTTCTACAGAGGCTCAGGCAATGGGAATCTACAAGAGTTTTAATTACGAGATTTTTGAGCGCCGTCCATCTATGGTGGTTGCGTTTGACGGAAACAGTGCTGCAATAAATTTGATTCAGGAAGCTAAAAATGGCAAAGGAAAAGCAGATATTTTTGTCTGGGCTAATTCGAAGAATCTTATGCAAAAGGCGAAATCATTGCAAGGTTATGTGCATTCGTTTGATAGTGAAACTAGACTTGTAGATGTTATGGATTATTAA
- a CDS encoding ATP-binding protein: MYEKISRLLMYGDLTEESILYRLGRAIDRVEAGDYNKREITREINAISKSLLMLATDYGFDDNLWHNYIAYYIITNENPFSLVTEKTEVKSGTVNQLVENDFKLLKEIFDYDFSGLEQELGIKSFTVFTNYSAVDKNKQMYNRNVSEKVRRLSKALENAPDEKGFFKVITNFYKSYGVGMFGLNKAFRIEEVGENDMKFVPINNMEEVVLDDLIGYEYQKQQLIDNTEAFVQGKKANNVLLFGDSGTGKSTSIKAIVNQYYDQGLRMIEIYKHQFKYLSKIIASIKNRNYKYIIYMDDLSFEEHEIEYKFLKAVIEGGVETRPDNILIYATSNRRHLIKETWNDRNDQSNQDDRHHSDTVEEKLSLVHRFGVTISYSKPSQKEYLDIVLALAKRAELDISEDELIAKAKIFEMEQGGLSGRTAQQFINFIS; encoded by the coding sequence ATGTACGAAAAAATTTCAAGATTACTGATGTATGGAGACTTAACAGAAGAAAGCATTCTATACCGATTGGGACGAGCTATTGATAGAGTTGAAGCTGGTGACTATAACAAGCGTGAAATTACAAGAGAGATTAATGCAATTAGCAAGAGTCTTCTCATGCTTGCCACTGACTATGGCTTTGATGACAATCTCTGGCATAACTATATTGCCTACTACATCATTACAAATGAAAATCCGTTTTCTCTTGTCACAGAAAAGACTGAGGTGAAGTCAGGTACTGTGAACCAGCTTGTGGAAAATGATTTTAAGCTTCTAAAGGAAATTTTTGACTATGATTTTTCTGGCTTGGAGCAGGAACTTGGAATCAAAAGCTTTACCGTATTTACGAATTATTCTGCTGTGGATAAAAATAAGCAGATGTATAATCGGAATGTTAGCGAGAAGGTTAGAAGATTATCGAAAGCCCTTGAAAATGCTCCTGATGAAAAGGGATTCTTTAAGGTTATTACGAATTTCTATAAGTCCTATGGCGTGGGAATGTTTGGTCTTAACAAGGCGTTTCGTATTGAAGAGGTGGGCGAAAATGATATGAAATTTGTGCCTATCAACAACATGGAAGAGGTTGTTCTTGATGATTTGATTGGCTATGAATATCAAAAGCAGCAGCTTATTGATAATACAGAGGCCTTTGTTCAGGGGAAGAAGGCTAATAATGTACTGTTGTTTGGAGACAGTGGTACTGGAAAATCTACAAGCATTAAGGCCATCGTGAATCAATATTATGATCAGGGACTTCGCATGATAGAGATTTACAAGCATCAGTTCAAATATCTTTCAAAGATTATTGCTAGTATAAAGAATAGAAATTACAAGTACATTATCTATATGGATGACCTTTCTTTTGAGGAGCACGAGATTGAGTACAAGTTCCTCAAGGCTGTTATTGAAGGAGGCGTGGAGACCCGTCCAGACAATATTTTGATTTATGCCACATCAAATCGTCGTCATCTTATCAAGGAAACCTGGAACGATAGAAATGACCAGAGTAATCAGGACGACCGTCATCACTCAGACACAGTGGAAGAGAAGCTTTCTCTAGTTCACCGATTTGGTGTTACCATCAGCTACAGCAAGCCATCTCAAAAGGAATATCTGGATATTGTTCTTGCTTTGGCAAAGCGCGCAGAGCTTGATATATCAGAGGATGAGCTTATTGCAAAGGCAAAGATTTTTGAGATGGAGCAGGGAGGTCTTTCTGGAAGAACAGCTCAGCAATTTATAAATTTCATTAGTTAA
- a CDS encoding TrmH family RNA methyltransferase, which produces MNVIKIDDINDKRVAIFTEYNEAQLYHYFEPNGGVFIAETPNVIERALNRGCEPMAFLVEEKAFESEVVQELLSKTSAASEEDELGVFVAELNVINKITGFNLTRGVLAAFRRPTLPAPSDLLESSSKVAILEDVMNPTNVGAIFRSAAALGVDAIFLTHDSADPFYRRAARVAMGTSFQVPWTYFDKGSNYVDILHNADYKVVSMALKDNAIPLSSPELKQHDKLAVIFGTESTGIKEDTIANSDYVTIIPMHHDVDSLNVAAASAVTFWELCGK; this is translated from the coding sequence ATGAATGTAATTAAGATAGATGATATTAATGATAAGCGAGTTGCAATCTTTACTGAATATAATGAGGCGCAGCTTTATCATTATTTTGAACCTAATGGCGGAGTGTTTATCGCGGAGACGCCAAATGTGATTGAACGAGCACTGAATCGAGGCTGTGAGCCAATGGCTTTTCTTGTGGAGGAAAAGGCTTTTGAAAGTGAAGTGGTTCAGGAACTACTTTCAAAGACAAGTGCTGCTTCTGAAGAGGATGAATTGGGAGTTTTTGTAGCAGAGCTTAATGTGATTAATAAAATCACTGGGTTTAACCTTACACGAGGTGTGCTTGCTGCATTTAGACGCCCAACCTTGCCAGCACCATCTGATTTGCTTGAATCCAGTTCAAAGGTGGCAATTCTGGAGGATGTTATGAATCCTACAAACGTAGGCGCAATTTTCCGCTCAGCAGCAGCTCTTGGGGTGGATGCTATTTTTCTTACACACGACAGCGCTGATCCATTTTATCGACGTGCTGCCAGAGTTGCCATGGGAACATCTTTCCAGGTGCCGTGGACTTATTTTGATAAGGGAAGCAACTATGTGGATATCCTTCATAATGCAGACTACAAGGTCGTTTCTATGGCGTTAAAAGATAATGCAATTCCATTATCATCTCCAGAATTAAAGCAGCATGATAAGCTTGCTGTTATCTTTGGTACAGAATCGACTGGCATAAAAGAGGATACTATTGCAAACAGTGACTATGTCACGATTATTCCAATGCATCATGATGTGGATTCCCTGAATGTGGCGGCAGCATCAGCGGTAACTTTTTGGGAGCTTTGTGGTAAATAA
- a CDS encoding VanZ family protein — protein sequence MELNSFYDLYANNLAINMILIVGATAVAFILARLLPMVDYRICEKVGLNIQGGVSRGKRYIFYKWLRRGLLMFAFLLYVFSLIYLTILVRTENPDYLVRNAGFSLFTMTAKGIELPAEEFIEFYLNVMIFIPMGYLVPYLFRWFRRHAIRRTIILCFLVSVTIENIQLITKRGSYDTADVISNTLGGAIGIALFIMRAYTLTNPEWKKDYRNYKRWRRLAKQGLLFPFARRLNVRRVTIKATSEEVVWDFYAKKLGLQLSKFIVPAESKGCQFLFQLGRTQLEIICLNEDVKLPNQAITFSYDNLDTIKAKLEKSDVSFEGFYTDEYTNHRMLKINAPDGVELNLVEL from the coding sequence ATGGAACTTAATAGCTTTTATGACCTGTATGCGAACAATTTGGCTATCAATATGATACTGATAGTAGGGGCAACGGCAGTTGCTTTTATATTGGCACGCCTTTTGCCAATGGTTGATTATCGTATATGCGAAAAGGTGGGCCTTAATATTCAGGGCGGCGTTAGCCGTGGCAAGAGATATATTTTCTATAAATGGCTTCGAAGAGGGTTGCTCATGTTTGCCTTTCTTTTGTATGTGTTCAGCCTTATTTATCTTACTATCCTTGTGCGCACAGAGAATCCTGACTATTTGGTTCGAAATGCAGGTTTTAGCCTTTTCACAATGACCGCAAAGGGTATAGAGCTTCCTGCTGAGGAATTTATCGAATTTTATCTCAACGTGATGATTTTTATTCCGATGGGATATTTGGTGCCATATCTTTTTAGATGGTTCAGACGTCATGCAATTCGAAGGACTATAATCCTTTGCTTTTTGGTGTCAGTGACTATTGAAAACATTCAGCTTATAACAAAGAGAGGCTCTTACGATACAGCAGATGTTATTTCAAACACTTTGGGTGGTGCTATCGGTATTGCTCTTTTTATCATGAGGGCATATACCCTTACAAATCCTGAGTGGAAAAAGGATTATCGCAATTACAAGAGATGGAGAAGGCTGGCAAAACAGGGATTACTTTTCCCTTTTGCAAGAAGGTTGAATGTACGTCGTGTGACTATCAAAGCCACGAGTGAAGAGGTTGTTTGGGATTTCTATGCTAAAAAGCTTGGACTTCAACTGTCTAAGTTTATCGTGCCCGCGGAATCCAAGGGTTGCCAATTCCTGTTTCAGCTTGGACGCACTCAGCTTGAAATAATATGTTTGAACGAAGATGTTAAGCTGCCAAATCAGGCAATTACTTTTTCCTATGATAATCTGGACACCATAAAGGCGAAGCTGGAGAAATCAGATGTGAGCTTTGAAGGCTTCTATACTGATGAATATACTAATCACCGAATGCTGAAAATTAATGCTCCAGATGGGGTGGAGCTTAATTTGGTGGAACTATAG